One stretch of Acropora muricata isolate sample 2 chromosome 12, ASM3666990v1, whole genome shotgun sequence DNA includes these proteins:
- the LOC136894115 gene encoding NACHT domain- and WD repeat-containing protein 1-like isoform X2: MNPRLVQRTVRIFLSSTFTDTKLDRNELMQKVFEPIRDMCQLHGVAFEVVDLRWGVRQESVDDHRVVNICMEEINRCQEISLGIAFIALLGDKYGWRPLPPSVDADEFEYILERISDKSDKELISTWYHRDGNSVPPCYLLQPISSQFPIHSTDGNELSEAWKDWKKVEKTLWNALQAAADQIGLKDQDKQKYMVSVTQLEVEKGVVTDPEANQRSVVIDRRFDDINEKDKEARNYVNLTEDGQKDLECLKLLSELKDHRIPTSLDIGRVLQFSNLRWHYEGLQKDSHGDYLREMCKRTKELLTSRITEVIQILAPSNPVMEEVTRHAIFCRDHTRSFKGREEILQDVHKYLSSRDPMMLLVVHGESGVGKTSLMAKVVEETQDSNKDKNVAILYRFCGTTPDSSTGRSLTQSFCKHLKLVYNIDDEVPEDYKGLCEIFPKFLEHASEKRPLYIVIDSLDQLSDADGARRFLEWLPRSLPAHVHMVISTLPEEGGCLQRLRSFGIPSEQFLKVTRLDVEAGPAILETWLQSVNRTLTSDQRSTVLEAFKRCPLPLYLHLLFTTCRSWPSFKKKADIVLEADVIGLIHSLYQTLEKYHGHMLVARVLSLLAAGTDGMNSDDILNILSCDEELLDDVLVWHQPPKRRLPPLLLARLKYDLGPFLVERGAHGVSVLALYHRQFIEVARERYLEKTCNQGTHSKIADYFSGEYHKKYGEERDVPAQPHAYSSAALNLRKLSRLPKALLETRDFARLRGTLGDLKFVQAKCMAGMGYELVAEATKAVSFAVDGKAEPEVVKDLEDILAFLRSEIHILSGSPTLTYQQAATYPEDQWISREALRMRLAFHQPDPDNVPNPKGWVEWLNKPKVPEAFELELGGHSKSILSICFAKDNRTLLSGSADGTIRVWDSQTGELCSQLENHQGPVTCVRLSPDGTIMASASADKTIRLWRFPAIECFRTLKGHEDRVTCVAFSKDGNKLLSSSKDKTLNIWDLNTGARLDTLRGHSSFPMSCAWSPLDQSVAASCGNRLELFLWDLNEKKIKFTLEGHQRDDNPNFAVKDTLEDYTELDFRSLVWSVCFSPDGRHLASACVDSDVILWDVQTGARVRTFNLPNDASTVSFVRTDHGTLLAAGSSAHHTVTLFDATFDRISSDGGNATSSALALLGGHSDWVLDVAFNGDGTLLASASSDKTVRVWNATAAKKLREARFHSERCWSVAYSEDGKWLASASDDFKVCVWDMDALNVSLIYEGHEKKRTFSCGVRACTFSRDSSQVASGGDELTIRIWSRETGKDNTVLHCGRSMLPWCLRFSVDDKRLVSVGEFTNGAIVWDLETQSKVTVLEGHERFCQYTEFSQSGKYILTSSIDNSARVWDSSSLQHVTTVTQPDWVTCATFSHNEKLLATCSKDELVRLWDTTFWKETRVMRGHGSEIRMVSFSPSDQFLASGALDQTIRVWDCDTGEQVQVFYAASGIWGLAWHPTKEDLVTAGDAVGYLYFLKLHQRHECDKN, encoded by the exons ATGAATCCGAGGTTGGTGCAGAGGACTGTTCGCATCTTCTTAAGTTCGACTTTCACTGACACTAAGCTGGATAGAAATGAACTCATGCAGAAAGtatttgaaccaatcagagataTGTGCCAGCTGCATGGTGTTGCATTTGAGGTGGTGGACTTGCGATGGG GTGTGCGGCAAGAATCAGTGGACGATCATCGTGTTGTTAACATTTGTATGGAAGAAATAAATCGCTGTCAAGAGATATCGCTTGGCATCGCATTTATTGCCCTTTTGGGAGACAAATACGGATGGCGCCCCCTGCCTCCGTCTGTCGACGCGGATGAATTTGAATACATCCTTGAAAGAATCAGTGACAAATCGGACAAAGAGTTGATAAGTACCTGGTATCATCGTGATGGTAACTCCGTTCCACCGTGTTATCTTCTCCAACCAATTTCGTCCCAGTTTCCCATTCACTCCACAGACGGCAACGAACTCTCCGAAGCTTGGAAGGACtggaaaaaagttgaaaagacgCTCTGGAATGCCTTGCAAGCAGCGGCGGACCAAATAGGACTGAAAGACCAAGATAAACAAAAATACATGGTATCTGTGACGCAACTGGAGGTTGAAAAAGGCGTGGTTACTGATCCTGAAGCGAACCAGCGATCTGTTGTCATTGATCGTAGGTTTGATGATATAAATGAAAAGGATAAGGAGGCGAGAAACTACGTTAACCTGACA GAGGATGGACAGAAAGACCTTGAATGTCTCAAACTTCTTTCGGAGCTTAAAGATCATCGCATTCCTACTTCACTGGACATCGGACGAGTGTTGCAATTCAGTAACCTTCGGTGGCATTACGAAGGTCTCCAGAAGGACAGTCATGGAGATTACCTGAGAG AGATGTGCAAGCGAACCAAGGAACTTCTGACATCCCGCATAACCGAAGTGATACAAATTCTTGCTCCCTCCAATCCAGTTATGGAAGAAGTCACGCGTCACGCCATCTTTTGTCGAGACCACACACGCTCATTCAAGGGACGTGAAGAGATTTTGCAAGACGTTCATAAGTACCTCAGTAGTCGAGATCCCATGATGCTTTTGGTGGTTCATGGCGAATCCGGTGTTGGGAAGACGTCGTTGATGGCAAAGGTTGTTGAGGAAACTCAAGACAGCAACAAGGACAAAAATGTGGCTATCTTGTATCGGTTTTGTGGAACGACCCCCGACTCATCGACTG GTCGATCGCTCACACAGAGTTTCTGCAAACACCTAAAGCTTGTGTACAATATTGACGATGAGGTTCCAGAAGACTACAAAGGCTTGTGCGAGATCTTCCCTAAATTTCTCGAGCATGCTTCGGAGAAACGACCTTTGTACATTGTGATCGATTCTTTGGACCAGTTGTCTGACGCAGACGGTGCAAGGCGTTTCTTGGAATGGTTGCCACGCAGTCTTCCTGCGCATGTGCACATGGTAATATCAACCCTTCCAGAGGAGGGTGGGTGTCTTCAACGCTTGAGATCATTTGGAATACCATCTGAGCAATTCTTAAAG GTGACGCGACTCGATGTGGAAGCTGGACCAGCCATCCTGGAAACCTGGCTCCAATCCGTGAACAGAACGCTGACCTCTGACCAGCGGTCGACTGTGTTAGAAGCCTTTAAACGCTGTCCGTTGCCGCTCTATTTGCATTTGCTTTTCACTACGTGTCGTTCGTGGCCTTCCTTCAA AAAAAAAGCAGACATCGTCCTTGAGGCTGACGTAATCGGGCTGATACACTCTTTGTACCAAACCCTCGAAAAGTATCACGGTCACATGTTGGTGGCGAGAGTCTTAAGCCTTTTGGCAGCAGGAACCGATGGGATGAATTCAGACGATATTCTGAACATTTTGAGTTGTGACGAAGAACTCTTAGATGACGTTTTAGTCTGGCACCAACCACCAAAGCGCCGCTTACCACCCTTACTGCTGGCTCGTTTAAAGTACGATCTTGGACCGTTTTTAGTCGAGAGGGGTGCGCACGGTGTGTCTGTGCTGGCTCTGTATCACAG GCAATTTATCGAGGTGGCCAGAGAGAGATACCTTGAAAAAACTTGCAACCAGGGAACTCATAGCAAGATTGCCGACTACTTCTCAGGAGAGTATCACAAAAAATACGGTGAAGAACGAGACGTACCGGCTCAGCCCCATGCTTACTCTTCAGCCGCTCTCAATCTGAGGAAACTAAGTCGACTTCCCAAAGCTCTGCTCGAAACACGTGACTTTGCAAGGTTGCGAGGTACGCTGGGAGACTTAAAGTTTGTTCAAGCGAAGTGCATGGCGGGAATGGGTTATGAGCTTGTAGCAGAGGCTACCAAGGCGGTCAGTTTTGCAGTTGATGGAAAAGCAGAGCCTGAG GTCGTCAAAGATCTTGAAGACATCTTGGCATTCTTGCGCAGCGAGATCCACATTCTTAGTGGGTCACCTACCCTAACCTACCAACAGGCAGCGACATATCCAGAAGACCAGTGGATCTCTAGGGAAGCACTACGCATGCGCCTCGCATTTCACCAACCCGACCCTGACAACGTTCCTAACCCCAAGGGGTGGGTGGAGTGGTTGAACAAGCCCAAGGTCCCGGAAGCTTTCGAACTTGAACTCGGTGGACATTCCAAATCCATCCTGTCCATTTGCTTCGCAAAGGACAACAGGACTTTGCTCTCGGGTTCTGCCGATGGAACCATTCGAGTCTGGGATAGCCAAACAGGAGAACTGTGTTCACAGCTTGAAAATCATCAAGGACCCGTCACATGCGTTCGGCTGTCACCGGATGGAACAATCATGGCGTCCGCATCTGCTGACAAGACTATCCGACTGTGGAGATTTCCTGCCATCGAGTGTTTTAG GACGCTTAAGGGACACGAAGATCGAGTGACCTGCGTTGCCTTCTCGAAAGATGGCAACAaacttctttcttcttcaaaaGACAAGACTCTAAATATCTGGGACCTGAACACGGGTGCGAGGCTGGATACACTCAGGGGTCACAGCAGTTTCCCTATGTCATGTGCCTGGTCACCTCTCGATCAATCTGTTGCTGCATCGTGCGGCAATCGGCTTGAACTCTTTTTATGGGATCTCAACGAGAAGAAAATCAAGTTCACCTTGGAAGGACATCAGCGAGACGACAATCCCAATTTTGCAGTCAAAGACACATTGGAAGACTACACCGAGCTTGACTTCAGATCTCTCGTTTGGTCCGTGTGCTTCTCTCCTGATGGAAGGCACCTTGCTTCCGCCTGCGTAGATAGTGACGTTATCTTATGGGATGTGCAAACTGGGGCGAGGGTGAGGACATTCAACCTTCCAAACGACGCTTCGACTGTGTCTTTTGTCAGGACAGACCACGGTACGCTGTTGGCGGCTGGATCATCCGCTCATCATACGGTGACGCTCTTTGATGCAACCTTTGATCGTATCAGTTCCGATGGCGGCAATGCTACTTCCAGTGCCCTCGCTTTGTTGGGTGGTCATTCGGATTGGGTACTAGATGTGGCGTTTAACGGAGATGGTACTTTGTTGGCATCCGCTTCTTCTGACAAAACCGTGCGTGTGTGGAACGCTACGGCAGCGAAAAAACTGCGTGAAGCGCGTTTTCATTCTGAACGCTGTTGGAGCGTTGCGTACTCCGAGGACGGAAAATGGCTGGCTTCTGCATCAGATGACTTTAAG GTTTGTGTGTGGGACATGGACGCGCTCAATGTTTCCTTGATCTACGAAGGGCACGAGAAGAAAAGAACTTTTTCCTGCGGGGTGCGCGCATGTACCTTCTCACGTGACTCAAGCCAGGTTGCCAGTGGTGGAGATGAGCTTACAATTCGTATCTGGTCACGAGAGACTGGCAAAGATAACACAGTGTTGCACTGCGGCAGGTCCATGCTTCCTTGGTGCCTTCGATTCTCAGTGGACGACAAGCGATTGGTCTCCGTTGGCGAGTTTACCAACGGTGCAATCGTTTGGGATTTGGAAACGCAAAGCAAGGTGACGGTCTTGGAAGGGCATGAACGCTTTTGCCAGTACACTGAATTCTCGCAATCAGGAAAGTACATCCTGACCAGCTCCATTGACAACTCTGCGAGAGTCTGGGACAGCTCCAGCCTGCAGCACGTGACCACTGTCACGCAACCCGATTGGGTAACCTGTGCCACCTTTTCCCACAACGAGAAGCTATTAGCCACTTGCTCGAAAGATGAACTGGTTCGCCTGTGGGACACAACGTTTTGGAAGGAGACACGTGTGATGCGAGGACACGGTTCAGAGATCCGCATGGTTAGTTTCTCTCCAAGTGATCAGTTCTTGGCGAGTGGAGCCTTGGACCAAACCATCCGCGTCTGGGATTGCGATACCGGTGAACAAGTTCAAGTGTTTTACGCGGCTTCAGGGATCTGGGGACTAGCCTGGCATCCTACGAAAGAGGATCTCGTGACCGCGGGAGATGCCGTTGGGTATTTGTATTTCCTTAAACTTCACCAAAGACATGAATGTGACAAGAATTAA